The Cryobacterium sp. SO1 genomic sequence GTCTCAAGGGCCGCGTTGTAGGTCAGACCGAAGTCTTCGCGGTTGATCTGGGTCGACGCGGTGGCGCCGAACTTGTAGTTGCCGTAGGGGTCGCCGCCGAAGCCACCGAACTCGAAGTCGAAGGTGACGGGCTTGGTGACGCCCTTGATGGTGAGGTTGCCGTCGACGAGGTAGTCGCCCTTGTCGATGCGCACGCCGGTCGAGACGAAGTCGATGGTCGGGTAGGTCTCGGCGTCGAAGAAGTCGCCGGTGCGCAGGTGGCCGTCGCGGTTGGCCTCGTTGGTGTTGATCGAGGTGACGACGGCGGAGGCCGTGACACTGGTCTCGAGGGGGTTCTCGGTGGTGACGAAGGTAGCGTCGAACTTCTCGAAGGTGCCCTTGACCTTGCTGATCATGATGTGACGGATGCTGAAGCCGACCACGCTGTGGGTGGGGTCGATGGTCCAGGCTCCAGCTTTGTAGCCGGGGATGGTGGTGGTGTCGATGTCGCTCATGCTGCTCCTCAAGTCCGTGGGGCCGGTGGATTCGCCGCCCTCAGGTGTATGCAACTGCATAGGATCCTAGGTTATTCCATCACCCGGAAGGAAATGTGAACGGTTCGGGAACGGCCGGCGACCGAACCCGGACAAGGCAACTAGGCTCAGCGTGTCGAGAGGAGCCCACGTTGACGACAGAGTCCACACCCGGCACCGCCGTGGGCATCCGCGATCTCGCCCCGGAGAGCGTCCTGGTGCTCGGCGGCGGCCGCGCGATCCTGCTGCAGCTCGCGAACCCCGCCGTCGGGCACGGCGTCGCCCGGCACAGCGACTTCGCCGCCAGGCCGTTGGACCGGCTGATCGGCACGCTCTCCTACGTCTATGCCGTGACCTGCGGCACGCCCATCGACCGAGCCGCGGCCGTGCGCCGGGTGTCGCTCGCCCACCGTCCGGTGCACAGTGAACGGACCACGGGCGCTCGAACCGCGGGCGCCCAGCCCGCCGCCGAACCGGCCAAGGGCCCGCCGTCGTACAACGCCTTCGACCCAGAGCTGCAGCTCTGGGTGGCCGCAACCCTCTACGAGTCGGCGACGCGGATGCACGACCTGATCTACGGGCCTCTCGCCGATGCCGACGCGGAGTCGGTGTATCGCGATTACGGTGTGCTTGGCATCGCCCTGCAGGTGCCGGCGGGGCTCTGGCCGGCGGATCGTGCGGCTTTCGCCGTGTACTGGGACCAGGCGGTGGCGGATCTCTCGACGGATGAGACGACGCGCTCGGTCGCCAGACGGTTGCTGCACCCCACGACCGGCCCGGTCTGGCTGCGCCTGGCCATGCCCCTTGCCCGGCTCGTCACGACCGGGCTCCTGGAACCGGCCGAGCGGGCGCTCTTCAACCTGCCCTGGTCCGCCGGCCGCGAACGCGCGTTCGGCGCTGTCATCGGCGTCGTCCGGGCGGTCTATCCACGTCTGCCGACGCGACTCCGGCACGCGCCGATGCGACGGTCACTGCGCGCCGGCCGGGCACTCGCCGCCCGGCAACACGCGGCGGCCGACCCCGGCAGCTTCGGGCGCTAGTGCGCAGAGGTCCCCTTAGAAGAAGTCGTCCGGGGTTCCGGCCGCACGGGTGACCGCGACGGTGGACACCCCCGCACCGTCTAGTTTGGCCATCGCGACCCGGAGCCCGGATTCCATCTGAGAGGCCCAGACCTCGGTCTCCCGCGCGCCGGCCTCGACGGCCGCGAGCTTGCCCAGGGCCTTCTCCTTGTCGGCACGCTCGGTCTTGACCTGCTGGATGCTCAGGGTGACGGCGTAGTAGGCCGCCACCATCGAGGCGATCGGGGTGGCGATGACGGCCAGAGCGATGATGCTCTCGTTCGAGACGTTGACGAAAATCATGATGATGAACGCGAGCGTGAGTACGGCGATGCCCACCAGCACCACCAGGGCGGCGCGCTGGGGCGGGCCGGTCTTCAGGTCGGAAAGCAGGGTGCGGTTGCGGGGTTTGGCCGGGGCCGGTGTCACGGACTCACCGGTCTGCGCCGGCGCGGTGTCTGCCGGCCGGTCGGTGCGGGGCTCGGTACCCGGCATCTGCAGGCGCTCGGTGGTGTTCGAGGTGTCGAGGGGGAACGTGCGGTCGTACGGGTCGTAGCTCTGATTGGTCATGGTCACTCCGTTTGTGGGGATCGGTAGCTCAGCTGATGTCTCAAGGCTCTTGGGTCGACGGTTGCGACGGTTGGATGGGCGACGGTTCTGTCGTCGAGGGTAGCGCGTCCCCCGGGAGGAAGACGCGTTTGTAACTGCGCCCGTCCGCCAGCTCGACCGTGCGGCTGATCAGTTTACCCCTGCTCACCTGCAGGTACACCGCCTGCACGCTCACGCCGAGTGTGCCGGCCGCCTCGGCCACCGAGCGTCCGGGCAGGTCCGTGGGGACACTGCTCGGCCGGCTGCTGCGCTTTCGACCGGCATCCAGGCGGGCCGCGATCTCGGCGTCTGTGCCCTGCCAGCGCCACTTGGCCGCCGTGGGCTTGAGGCCGGCTGCCTGGGCGATCTCCGGCCAGACGACGCCGTCGTCCAGGGCGTCGCGCACGCTCGCGAGAGCGGCCGGGTCGGCGTCTAGCAGCTGCAGGACGGCGCGGATGGCACGCATCCGTTCGAGGGCCGGCGCTTGGCTGTCAGCATCCAGCGCCGTCAGCCGGGCCAGCGCAACAGCCGTCTGGGGCGACAGGAAGTAGCCCATGGATTCTCCTCGGTGCTCGGTGCTCGGATGGTTGTTGCAGGGATGGTCGATGCGGGAGCGGTCGCTGCAGGAACAGGTGGTGCAGGAGCAGGTGGTGCAGGAGCGGTTGCTGCAGCCTGGCCGGGTCAGCCGAGGACCGCGACAGAGTGCGGCGGCAGCAGCACCCGTCCGCCGTCCAGCGTGGGCATGGCATCGGCGTTGTCGGCGAAGCCGAGCAGGACGCTGTCCCCCGTCACCGGAATCCAGCGGCCGCTCGTTGAGAGGTTGATCACGATCTCGGTGGTCCCACGGGTCAAGGCCAGCCAGCCGTCCGCTTCGTCGAAAGCCACCGCGAGGCGGGTGAAGCGCGGATCGGTCAGATCCTCGAGCCGGCGACGCAGGCCGGCCAAATCCTGGTACAGGGCCAGCAGCCGTCCGGCATCCGGACGGTGCAGCTCGGTCCAGTCCAGTTTGGACCTCTCGAAGGTCGCCGAGTCCTGGGGGTCCGGCACGACGGCCGGATCCCAGCCCATCCGGGCGAACTCCCCGATGCGGCCCTCGGCGGTGGCCAGTCCGAGGTCAGGTTCCGGGTGGGAGGTGAAGAACTGCCACGGTGTGCGCGCCCCCCATTCCTCGCCCATGAACAACATCGGCGTGAACGGGCCGAGCAGGGTCAGGGCCGCGGCGATGCCCAGCTGGCCGGTGTCGAGCTGCGCGCTGAGTCTGTCACCGATGGCCCGGTTGCCGATTTGGTCGTGATTCTGTGAGGCGACGACGAGGCGCCAGGCCGGCATCCGTTCGACATCGATGGGGCGGCCGTGGTGCCGGCCGCGGAAGGTGGAGAGGGTGCCGTCGTGGAAGAAGCCTCGCGTGAGCACCTTCGCCAGGGCGCCGAGCGGGGCGAAGTCGGCGTAGTAGCCCACGGTCTCGCCGGTGAGCGCGACGTGCACGGCGTGGTGGAAGTCGTCGCTCCACTGGGCATCCAGGCCGTAGCCGTTCGACTCGCGCGGGGTGATCAGGCGCGGATCGTTGAGGTCGGACTCGGCGATGAGGGTGAGGGGGCGGCCGACGGCGGCGCTGAGCGCCGCGACCTCGCCGGCCAGCTGCTCGAGCAGGTGCACGGCGGAGTGGTCTTTGAGGGCGTGCACTGCATCCAGGCGCAGGCCATCCACGTGGTAGTCACGCAACCACATCAGCGCGCTGTCGATGATGTACCCGCGCACCTCGTCGGAGTCCTGCCCGTCGAGGTTGACCGAGGCACCCCAGGTGTTGCCCTCGGCGTCGCTGAGGTAGGGGCCGAAGTTGGGCAGGTAGTTGCCGCTGGGGCCCAGGTGGTTGTGCACGACGTCCTGGATCACGCCGATGCCGGCCGCATGGCAGGCGTCGACGAAGCGCTGGTAGGCGGCCGGGCCGCCGTAGCCCTCGTGCACGGCGTACCAGAGCACGCCGTCGTAGCCCCAGTTGTGTGTGCCGTTGAAGCCGTTCACCGGCAAGAGTTCGACGAAGTCGACGCCGAGCGAGACCAGGTGGTCGAGTCGGCCGGCCGCGGCGTCCAGGGTGCCCTCCGGGGTGAAGGTACCGATGTGCAGCTCGTAGATGGTGGCACCGGCCAGCTGTCGTCCCCTCCAGGCGCCATCCTGCCAGGCGTGTGCCCGGGCGTCGAAAGTGCGGGAGAGCTCGTGCACGCCGTTCGGCTGCCGACGGGACCTCGGGTCGGGGAACGGGCCGGAGCCGTCCACCGTGAAGCCGTAGTCGACCCCGGCCGGGTCGCCGGGCAGGCTACCGTGCCACCAGCCCGAATCGCCAGGCGTCATGGCGGCCGTGCCGGTTGGGCTGACCAGCTGCACGGTGGCCGCGCTCGGCGCCCAGACCTCGAGGGGAATGGCCTCGACGGGTGCGGCCGGAGCGGTCACGGCGCTGGTGCTGTGATCGGTCACTGAGCGACCTCCGCGGTAGCGGTGGCTGCGGGGACGAGCAGCGCGACCGGGTAGCGCGCCAGCAGCTCGGTCAGGCGCACTTCGCCGCCGGGGTGGCGAGTGCCGGTGAGCGTGTCCTGCCAGAAGTGCCCGGCGAGCATGATCGTGGTGTCACCCCAACCGGTGCGGGCCAGTGCGTCCGGCAACCGGGTCGCCACGGTCACGGCGCCGCCGCGGTCGTAGGCCACCACGTGCGCGGCGGCCGGCCCGAACGCCTCGATGGGCGCGTGGCGGGTGAACAACTCCGGCCGTTCCCGTCGGAGCCGGAGCGCCCGGGTGGTGACGAGGAGCTTCGCGGCGCCGGTCTCGTCGATCGGCGGGAGCCAGCCGTCGGTCACACGGTCCAGGTAGTCCCGCCGCACGACGTAGTCCACCGGGCGCCGGTTGTCGGGATCGACCAGGGACATCTCCCAGAGTTCGCTGCCCTGGTACACGTCAGGCACGCCGGGCGCGGTGATCTGGATGAGCTTGAGGGCGAGGGAGTTGCTCCAGCCGGCTCGTTGCACCCGGTCGACGAAGGCCGCGACGGTGCTCTGGAGCGGCCCGGGCTCGGCCAGGCGCCGGACCAGGTCCCGCATCGCGTTCTCGAAGGTCTCGTTCGGCGCGGTCCAGGTGGTCGAGAGGTTCGCCTCCCTGGACGCCTTCTCGGCGTAGCCGATCAGACGGTCGGTCGAAGCCGGCCAGGACCCGACGATCGCCTGCCAGAGCAGGTTTTCGAACGGGGCGTCGCCCAGCGGTGCCAGGCTGCGGAGCTCGGCGAGCACGGCGGCCCATTCGTCTGGAATCTCGGCCAGGACCGAGATGCGGGCCCGCACGTCTTCGCCGCGTTTGGTGTCGTGGGTGGACAGCGTGGTCTGCGAGGCGGGCGCGACAGCCAGCCGGGTCTGCTGGCGGCGGTGGAACTCGGCGACCGGAACCGCGAACTCGCTCGGGTCCGCGCCGACCTCGTTGAGGGAGGTGAGCCGGCTGTAGCGGTAGTAGGCGGTGTCTTCGACGCCCTTGGCCATCACCATCCCCGAGGTCTGCTGGAAGCGGACGGCGGCCGGATGTGTGGGGTCGGTGAGGTACGGCTGCAGTGCGGTGATGGTGCCGTCCAGGTCGGGACGGCGCTGCCGGGCCAGCCGCACCGCGGTGTCGAGTTCGTGCCGGCCGACGGGCAGGTAGGAGCGGTATACCGGGAACCAGGCGATGAGTTCCGACAGGGCGTCGACAGCGTCGGGCACCTCGGGGAGCAGTCGGTCGAGTCGGCGGACCTCGCTCTGCAGGATGCCGTCGGCGATGGCACGTTTGCCGCTGTACAACAGCTCGGTCCAGGACACCGGGGTCGCGGTGGCCGCGCCGGCGCGCTCGGCCTGCAGGGTGGACTCCAGCGCGTCGAGGGAGCCCTGGCCGGCGGGGTCGACGAGGACCCTGTCGAAGTCGGCGAGGGCGTCATAGCCGGTGGTGCCGTCGGTCGACCAGCTGCTGGGCAGCTGTTCGCGGCCCTCGAGGATCTTCTCGACCAGCAGGTAGCCGTCCGGCATGGCCGCGTGCAGCCGGTCGAGATAGCCGCCGGGGTCGGCGAGGCCGTCGGGGTGGTCGACCCGCAGGCCCTGAACCTGGCCGGAATGCACCCAGCGCAGGATTTCGCGGTGGGATTCGTCGAAGACCCAGGGCACCTCGACCCGAACCCCCGCGAGGGTGTTCACGGCGAAGAAGCGACGGTAGTTCAGGTCGGTGTCTGCGCGGCGCCAGTTGACCAACTCGTAGTGCTGCCGGTCGTGCACCTCGGCGGCGGTTGCGCCGTCGTCCGCGGTGCCGGGCGCGATCGGGAACCGGTTGTCGTAGTAGTGCAGTTCGTCGCCCACCACACTGAGCTGGTCGAGCTCGCTGTCACCGTCGCCGAGCACCGGCAGCAGCAGCCGCCCGTTACCCGCCGGCCAATCCACGTCGAACGCCTCCGCGTAGCGGGAGCCGTGCCCGGCGCGCAGCAGGTCCCACCACCAGGCGTTGCTGTGCGGCGTGTTCACGCCCACGTGGTTGGGCACGATGTCCACCAGGATGCCGCGGCCGGCCAGGACCGCCCGCTCCGACAGCCGGGCCAGCGCCTCTGGTCCGCCGCGGGCGGGGTCGACGGTGCCGTGATCGATCACGTCGTAGCCGTGGTCTGACCCTTCCTCTGCCCGCAGCAGCGGCGAGAGGTACAGCCAGTCGGCGCCGAGCTGGGTGATGTAGTCGAGCACGTCGGCCGCCGCGTCCAGATCGAAGGCCGATGTGATCTGCAGGCGATAGGTGGAGACGGGGAGGCTCATGTCGGTTACGCGTGTCCTTCGGTCGAGGAGTACGGGTCCGGCAGCACCGGCAGCGTCAGTGGGGTGGTCGGCGGCGACGGGTGGCTGGCCAGGGACGCGGCGACGGAGTAGTCGGGGACGACCTCGGGTTCGTGGTACTCGCGCAGCACGACGAGCGACCGGCCCTTCGCCGTGTGGATGGCGCCGGCCGGGCGGGGCAGCGAGTCGGCGCCCACTCCCCCGGTGTCGATCACGATCTCCCAGGCCGGGGAGTACTCGGCGCTCGGCAGGGTGAATTCGACGTCCTCGGCATCCGCGTTGAACAGCAGGATGAAGTTGACGTCGGTGACTTCGCGGCCGCGGGAGTCGCGCTCCCGGATGCCCTGGCCGTTCAGGAACATGCTCACGGTTCGGGCCCGGCTTTCGTCCCAGTCTTCGGCCCGCATCTCTTCACCGTCGGTGTTCAGCCAGACGATGTCGGCCAGCGGGTCGCCGGCTCCGCGCTTGCCGGGGTGGCCGTCGAAGAAACGGCTGCGGCGGAAGGTGGGGTGTTCCTTGCGAAGGCGTACGACGGCTGCGGTGAATTCGATCAGGGGCGCATCGGCTTCGTCCCAGTGGATCCAGCTGAGCTCGGAGTCCTGCGCGTAGGTGTTGTTGTTGCCCTTCTGGGTGCGACCGAGTTCGTCGCCGTGCAGAATCATCGGCACGCCCTGGGAGAGCAGCATCGTGGCGATGAAGTTGCGTTGCTGACGGCCGCGGAGGGTTCGGATGGCGTCGTCGTCGGTGGGCCCCTCGACACCCGAGTTCCAGGACCGGTTGTGGCTCTCGCCGTCGTTGTTGCCCTCGCCGTTAGCGTCGTTGTGCTTCTCGTTGTACGAGACCAAATCGTTGAGGGTGAAACCGTCGTGAGCGGTGACGAAGTTGATCGAAGCGACCGGGCGGCGCCCCGAGTGCTCGTAAAGGTCGGCGGATCCGGAGATGCGGGAGGCGAATTCGCCCAGGGTCGACGGTTCGCCGCGCCAGAAGTCGCGCACGGTGTCGCGATACTTGCCGTTCCACTCCGTCCACTGCGGCGGGAAGTTGCCAACCTGGTAGCCGCCGGGGCCGACGTCCCAGGGCTCGGCGATGAGCTTGACCTGGGAGACGATCGGGTCCTGCTGCACGAGCTCGAAGAAGGTGGAGAGCTTGTCGACGTCGTACAGGTCGCGGGCCAGGGCACTCGCGAGGTCGAACCTGAAACCGTCCACGTGCATCTCGATGGCCCAGTAGCGCAGTGAGTCCATGATCAGCTGCAGCGAGTGCGGGTGCCGCACGTTGAGGGTGTTTCCGGTGCCGGTGTAGTCCATGTAATAGCGACCGTCGTCGTCCATCAGCCGGTAGTAGGCGGCGTTGTCGATGCCCTTGAAGGAGATGGTCGGGCCGAGGTGGTTGCCCTCAGCGGTGTGGTTGTAGACCACGTCGAGGATGACCTCGATGCCGGCGGCGTGCAGGTTCTTGACCATGCCCTTGAATTCCTGCACCTGCTGGCCGAGGTCGCCGCTGGAGGAGTAGGCGTTGTGCGGGGCGAAGAAGCCGATGGTGTTGTAGCCCCAGTAGTTGCTCAGGCCCTGGTCCTGCAGGGTGGAGTCGTTGACGAACTGGTGCACCGGCATCAGCTCGATCGCGGTGACGCCGAGCTTCTGCAGGTGCTCGATGACCGACGGATGCGCCACGGCCGCGTAGGTGCCGCGCTGGGACTCCGGCACCTCGGTCTGCAGCTGGGTGAGCCCCTTGACGTGGGCCTCGTAGATCACCGATTCGCTGTATGGGGTGCGAGGCGACCGGTCGCCGGTCCAGTCGAAGAATGGGTTGACAACGACGCCGAGCATCATGTGCGGGGCGGAGTCCTCGTCGTTACGGGAATCCGGCTCGCCGAAATTGTAGGAGAACAGGGCCTGGTCCCAGTCCATGACACCGCAGGTGGCCTTGGCATACGGGTCGAGCAGCAGCTTGTTCGGGTTGGCGCGCTTGCCCTCGCTCGGGTTGTACTCGCCGTGCACCCGGTAGCCGTAGCGCTGGCCCGGCTGTACCTCCGGTAGGTAGCAGTGCCAGACGAAAGCGCTGGATTCGCGCACCTCCACGGGCGTCTCGGCGCCGTTCTCGTCGAACAGGCAGAGCTCTACCCGCTCGGCGGCCTCACTGAAGAGAGCGAAGTTGGTGCCGCTGCCGTCATAGGTTGCGCCGAGCGGGTAGGCAGTTCCGGGCCAGGTTTCCACGGTGTACTCCTCGAGGAAGGTGAGAGCGAAAGGATGATGGTGAGTGATGTGCCTGCGCCCAACCCACATGTTCACGCTACCCCGTCCGGGGCCCACCGAATTCCCGTCAGGCCATGAGTTCGTGCACCATGGGTGCCACCTCGGTGCCGTACAGCTGGATACTGTTCATCAGCTTCTCGTGCGAGAGGGTGCCCAGGCTGTATTTGAGGTCGAAGCGGGACAGCGAGAGCCCGGTGGCCATCTTGGCGATCTTGGTGGCGACGGTCTGCGGGGAGCCGACGAACAGGGCGCCGTCGGGCCCGGCATCCTGTTCGAACCGGGCCTTGGTGGCCGGACCCCACCCGCGTTCCCGGCCGATACGGTCCTGCATGGCGCGGTAGTGCGGCCACATCTCCTCGCGGGCCTGCTCGTCGGTGGCGGCGATGTAACCGGGCGAGTGCTCGCCGATCGGCAGGCGGTCACGGCCGAACTGGTCGAGTGCACGGTGGTAGAGGTCGGTGAATTGGGCGAACGCCAACGGTTCCCCACCGATGATGGCGAGCATCAGGGGCAGGCCGTAATGGGCGGCGCGTACCACGGACTGCGGGCTGCCGCCCACGCCGATCCAGGTGCGGATAGTGCCGGATTCGGTGGGCGGGAACACCCGCTGGTCGGCCAGCGCGCTGCGGGTCTTCCCCGACCAGGTCACCGGTTCCTCCTTGAGCAGTTCGCTGAAGAGTTCGAGCTTCTCCTCGAACAGCTGCTCGTAGTCGCTGAGCTCGAGGCCGAACAGGGGAAAGGACTCGGTGAACGAACCACGGCCGAGGATGACCTCCGCACGGCCGTTGGAGACGGCGTCGAGGGTGGCGAAGCGCTGGAACACCCGTACCGGGTCGTCGGAGCTCAGCACGGTGACGGCGGAGCCGAGCCTGATGGTGCTGGTCTGTCCGGCGATCGCCGCCAGGACGACCTCGGGAGCGGAGACGGCGAAGTCCTCCCGGTGGTGTTCGCCGATGCCGAAGAAGCTCAGGCCGACCTCGTCGGCCAGCACCGCCTCTGCGACGACGTTGCGTAGCACCTGGGCGTGTCCGAGCAGGCTCCCGTCCGCGGCGTAGGTGACGTCGCCGAACGTGTCGAGACCCAGTTCCAGTGTCGGTGCCATGTGTGGTGCGCCTTTCCCCTCAGTTTGCATGCATACGCATATGAGGGGTCAACTGCCGGCACCCCTGTCCTATTCCGGATGCGACCAGCCGGTACCGTCAGTGCCGCACGAAAACGCCCGTCGTCGTCTCGGTGACCCGGCCGGCGTCGACCGTCCAGTGCCGGTCGAGTCGAACGGTAGACAGCATCCGCCGGTCGTGCGTGACCAGCAGCAGGGTGCCCGTGTAGGACTCGAGGGCCTGTTCGAGCTGTTCGATTGCGGCGAGGTCGAGGTGATTGGTGGGTTCGTCGAGCACCAACAGGTTGACCCCGATGGCCTGCAGCAGCGCGAGGCCCGCGCGGGTTCGTTCGCCGGGCGACAATGCGTCGGCGGGCCGGTTGACGTGCTCCGCCGTGAGGGAGAATTTGGCCAGGAGGGTGCGGATCTCGCCCGCGGCCAGGTCGGGCAGGCGTTGTTCGAAAATGGTCACCAGGGTCTGCTCGCCGGTCACGCTGGCCCTGGCCTGGTCGATCTCGCCGACGGCCACGCTCGCGCCCAGACTCGCCGATCCCTCATCGGGAGACCGGCGGCCGAGCAGCGCACGCAGCAGGGTGGTCTTGCCGGCCCCGTTCGGGCCGGTGATGCCGATCCGCTCTCCCGCATTGACCTGCAGGGAGACCGGGCCGAAGACGAAGTCGCCCTGCCGGATCAGAGCGTCGTTCAGGGTCGAGACCACGGTGCTGGAGCGCGGAGCGGCGCCGATGGTGAACTCGAGCTGCCATTCCTTGCGCGGTTCGTCGACCTCGTCGAGACGGCTGATGCGGCTTTCCATCTGCCGCACCTTCTGCGCCTGCTTCTCGCTGGACTCCGTGGCGGCCTTGCGACGGAGCTTGTCGTTGTCCGGGGACTTCTTCATGGCGTTCCGCACCCCCTGGCTGGACCACTCCCGTTGGGTGCGGGCGCGGCCGACCAGGTCGGCCTTCTTGTCGGCGAACTCGTCGTAGGCGGCGCGCTTCTGCCGCCTGGCCGTGGCGCGTTCCTCGAGGTAGGACTCGTAGCCGCCGCCGAAGACCCGGTTGGCGCCCTGGGCAAGGTCGAGTTCGAGGATCCGGGTGACCGAGCGGGCCAGGAACTCCCTGTCGTGGCTGACCAGCACGGCTCCGCCGCGGAGGCCCGACACAAACGCCTCCAGGCGCTCGAGGCCGTCGAGGTCGAGGTCGTTGGTGGGTTCGTCGAGCAGCACGATGTCGAACCTTGACAGCAGCAGTGCGGCCAGGCCGACCCTGGCGGCCTGGCCGCCGGAGAGCGAGGTCATCAGGGCATCCGCGGCCACATCGGCGTCGAGGGTGAGACCGAGGTCGTGCAACACGCCGGGCAGCCTGTCGTCGAGGTCGGCCGCGCCGCTGGCCAGCCAGCGGTCGAGGGCGACGGAGTAGGCCTCGGCCGGGTCCGCTCCGCCGGCCACGGCAGGCTCGGCCAGGGCGGCGGCGGCGGCATCCATCTCCCGGGTGGCCTGGGCACAACCGGTACGTCGACCGATGTACGCCGAGACGGTCTCGCCGGGCATCCGCTCGTGTTCCTGCGGCAACCAGCCCACGAACGCATCCGCCGGCGCGAGGGTGACGGTGCCGCCCTGCGGCTCGTCGAGGCCCGCGAGAAGGCGGAGCAGGGTGGACTTGCCCGCACCGTTCACACCGACGATCCCGACGACGTC encodes the following:
- a CDS encoding oxygenase MpaB family protein, with the translated sequence MTTESTPGTAVGIRDLAPESVLVLGGGRAILLQLANPAVGHGVARHSDFAARPLDRLIGTLSYVYAVTCGTPIDRAAAVRRVSLAHRPVHSERTTGARTAGAQPAAEPAKGPPSYNAFDPELQLWVAATLYESATRMHDLIYGPLADADAESVYRDYGVLGIALQVPAGLWPADRAAFAVYWDQAVADLSTDETTRSVARRLLHPTTGPVWLRLAMPLARLVTTGLLEPAERALFNLPWSAGRERAFGAVIGVVRAVYPRLPTRLRHAPMRRSLRAGRALAARQHAAADPGSFGR
- a CDS encoding YceI family protein gives rise to the protein MSDIDTTTIPGYKAGAWTIDPTHSVVGFSIRHIMISKVKGTFEKFDATFVTTENPLETSVTASAVVTSINTNEANRDGHLRTGDFFDAETYPTIDFVSTGVRIDKGDYLVDGNLTIKGVTKPVTFDFEFGGFGGDPYGNYKFGATASTQINREDFGLTYNAALETGGVLLGEKVTITLELQGALQA
- a CDS encoding LLM class flavin-dependent oxidoreductase — its product is MAPTLELGLDTFGDVTYAADGSLLGHAQVLRNVVAEAVLADEVGLSFFGIGEHHREDFAVSAPEVVLAAIAGQTSTIRLGSAVTVLSSDDPVRVFQRFATLDAVSNGRAEVILGRGSFTESFPLFGLELSDYEQLFEEKLELFSELLKEEPVTWSGKTRSALADQRVFPPTESGTIRTWIGVGGSPQSVVRAAHYGLPLMLAIIGGEPLAFAQFTDLYHRALDQFGRDRLPIGEHSPGYIAATDEQAREEMWPHYRAMQDRIGRERGWGPATKARFEQDAGPDGALFVGSPQTVATKIAKMATGLSLSRFDLKYSLGTLSHEKLMNSIQLYGTEVAPMVHELMA
- the treZ gene encoding malto-oligosyltrehalose trehalohydrolase, translated to MTAPAAPVEAIPLEVWAPSAATVQLVSPTGTAAMTPGDSGWWHGSLPGDPAGVDYGFTVDGSGPFPDPRSRRQPNGVHELSRTFDARAHAWQDGAWRGRQLAGATIYELHIGTFTPEGTLDAAAGRLDHLVSLGVDFVELLPVNGFNGTHNWGYDGVLWYAVHEGYGGPAAYQRFVDACHAAGIGVIQDVVHNHLGPSGNYLPNFGPYLSDAEGNTWGASVNLDGQDSDEVRGYIIDSALMWLRDYHVDGLRLDAVHALKDHSAVHLLEQLAGEVAALSAAVGRPLTLIAESDLNDPRLITPRESNGYGLDAQWSDDFHHAVHVALTGETVGYYADFAPLGALAKVLTRGFFHDGTLSTFRGRHHGRPIDVERMPAWRLVVASQNHDQIGNRAIGDRLSAQLDTGQLGIAAALTLLGPFTPMLFMGEEWGARTPWQFFTSHPEPDLGLATAEGRIGEFARMGWDPAVVPDPQDSATFERSKLDWTELHRPDAGRLLALYQDLAGLRRRLEDLTDPRFTRLAVAFDEADGWLALTRGTTEIVINLSTSGRWIPVTGDSVLLGFADNADAMPTLDGGRVLLPPHSVAVLG
- the abc-f gene encoding ribosomal protection-like ABC-F family protein, whose protein sequence is MTATLVAKDLAGGYAHRTLFDSLDLTVTPGDVVGIVGVNGAGKSTLLRLLAGLDEPQGGTVTLAPADAFVGWLPQEHERMPGETVSAYIGRRTGCAQATREMDAAAAALAEPAVAGGADPAEAYSVALDRWLASGAADLDDRLPGVLHDLGLTLDADVAADALMTSLSGGQAARVGLAALLLSRFDIVLLDEPTNDLDLDGLERLEAFVSGLRGGAVLVSHDREFLARSVTRILELDLAQGANRVFGGGYESYLEERATARRQKRAAYDEFADKKADLVGRARTQREWSSQGVRNAMKKSPDNDKLRRKAATESSEKQAQKVRQMESRISRLDEVDEPRKEWQLEFTIGAAPRSSTVVSTLNDALIRQGDFVFGPVSLQVNAGERIGITGPNGAGKTTLLRALLGRRSPDEGSASLGASVAVGEIDQARASVTGEQTLVTIFEQRLPDLAAGEIRTLLAKFSLTAEHVNRPADALSPGERTRAGLALLQAIGVNLLVLDEPTNHLDLAAIEQLEQALESYTGTLLLVTHDRRMLSTVRLDRHWTVDAGRVTETTTGVFVRH
- the treY gene encoding malto-oligosyltrehalose synthase, yielding MSLPVSTYRLQITSAFDLDAAADVLDYITQLGADWLYLSPLLRAEEGSDHGYDVIDHGTVDPARGGPEALARLSERAVLAGRGILVDIVPNHVGVNTPHSNAWWWDLLRAGHGSRYAEAFDVDWPAGNGRLLLPVLGDGDSELDQLSVVGDELHYYDNRFPIAPGTADDGATAAEVHDRQHYELVNWRRADTDLNYRRFFAVNTLAGVRVEVPWVFDESHREILRWVHSGQVQGLRVDHPDGLADPGGYLDRLHAAMPDGYLLVEKILEGREQLPSSWSTDGTTGYDALADFDRVLVDPAGQGSLDALESTLQAERAGAATATPVSWTELLYSGKRAIADGILQSEVRRLDRLLPEVPDAVDALSELIAWFPVYRSYLPVGRHELDTAVRLARQRRPDLDGTITALQPYLTDPTHPAAVRFQQTSGMVMAKGVEDTAYYRYSRLTSLNEVGADPSEFAVPVAEFHRRQQTRLAVAPASQTTLSTHDTKRGEDVRARISVLAEIPDEWAAVLAELRSLAPLGDAPFENLLWQAIVGSWPASTDRLIGYAEKASREANLSTTWTAPNETFENAMRDLVRRLAEPGPLQSTVAAFVDRVQRAGWSNSLALKLIQITAPGVPDVYQGSELWEMSLVDPDNRRPVDYVVRRDYLDRVTDGWLPPIDETGAAKLLVTTRALRLRRERPELFTRHAPIEAFGPAAAHVVAYDRGGAVTVATRLPDALARTGWGDTTIMLAGHFWQDTLTGTRHPGGEVRLTELLARYPVALLVPAATATAEVAQ
- the glgX gene encoding glycogen debranching protein GlgX, whose protein sequence is METWPGTAYPLGATYDGSGTNFALFSEAAERVELCLFDENGAETPVEVRESSAFVWHCYLPEVQPGQRYGYRVHGEYNPSEGKRANPNKLLLDPYAKATCGVMDWDQALFSYNFGEPDSRNDEDSAPHMMLGVVVNPFFDWTGDRSPRTPYSESVIYEAHVKGLTQLQTEVPESQRGTYAAVAHPSVIEHLQKLGVTAIELMPVHQFVNDSTLQDQGLSNYWGYNTIGFFAPHNAYSSSGDLGQQVQEFKGMVKNLHAAGIEVILDVVYNHTAEGNHLGPTISFKGIDNAAYYRLMDDDGRYYMDYTGTGNTLNVRHPHSLQLIMDSLRYWAIEMHVDGFRFDLASALARDLYDVDKLSTFFELVQQDPIVSQVKLIAEPWDVGPGGYQVGNFPPQWTEWNGKYRDTVRDFWRGEPSTLGEFASRISGSADLYEHSGRRPVASINFVTAHDGFTLNDLVSYNEKHNDANGEGNNDGESHNRSWNSGVEGPTDDDAIRTLRGRQQRNFIATMLLSQGVPMILHGDELGRTQKGNNNTYAQDSELSWIHWDEADAPLIEFTAAVVRLRKEHPTFRRSRFFDGHPGKRGAGDPLADIVWLNTDGEEMRAEDWDESRARTVSMFLNGQGIRERDSRGREVTDVNFILLFNADAEDVEFTLPSAEYSPAWEIVIDTGGVGADSLPRPAGAIHTAKGRSLVVLREYHEPEVVPDYSVAASLASHPSPPTTPLTLPVLPDPYSSTEGHA